In one window of Opitutus sp. GAS368 DNA:
- a CDS encoding LemA family protein, producing the protein MKTVLIVLGVLAAIVVFGALFLTGQYNGLVNRAQAVDAQWAQVQNVYQRRADLIPNLVATVSGAANFEKSTLTEITNARASVGKVQLNAGGTPSAAQLAQFEQAQGALSSALSRLLVVAENYPSLKATANFQELQAQLEGTENRISVERGRFNELARDYNSAIKRVPAVFFAGIFGFTDKPYFAAKADADTPPAVQFDFNKKP; encoded by the coding sequence ATGAAAACAGTCCTCATTGTCCTCGGGGTTCTTGCGGCCATCGTCGTCTTCGGAGCCCTTTTCCTGACCGGCCAATACAACGGCCTGGTGAATCGCGCCCAGGCCGTCGACGCCCAGTGGGCGCAGGTGCAAAATGTCTATCAGCGCCGCGCCGACCTCATCCCCAACCTCGTCGCCACCGTCTCGGGTGCCGCCAACTTCGAGAAGTCCACCCTGACCGAGATCACCAACGCCCGCGCCTCCGTGGGCAAGGTGCAGCTCAACGCCGGCGGCACGCCGAGTGCCGCCCAGCTGGCCCAGTTCGAACAGGCGCAAGGCGCCCTGTCCTCGGCCTTGTCCCGGCTGCTCGTGGTGGCGGAGAACTACCCTTCCCTCAAGGCCACGGCCAATTTCCAGGAACTGCAGGCCCAGCTCGAGGGCACCGAGAACCGCATCAGTGTCGAACGCGGCCGGTTCAACGAACTGGCGCGCGACTACAATTCCGCCATCAAGCGCGTGCCCGCCGTCTTCTTCGCCGGAATCTTCGGCTTCACGGATAAACCCTATTTCGCCGCCAAGGCGGACGCGGACACGCCGCCGGCGGTGCAGTTCGACTTCAACAAGAAGCCCTGA
- a CDS encoding OsmC family protein, translating into MSTYTAGIRWSRGAAEKFTDNRYSRTHTLTFDGGAVVPASSSPSVVPLPMSDPQGVDPEEAFIASLSSCHMLWFLSIAAKRGYTVDAYADDVLGVMAKNAAGRQAMTSVTLRPRVTFSGAKLPDRAALDALHHEAHEECFIANSVRSEVVIAPRVT; encoded by the coding sequence ATGTCCACCTACACCGCCGGAATCCGCTGGAGCCGGGGCGCCGCGGAAAAATTCACCGACAACCGCTACAGCCGCACCCACACCCTGACCTTCGACGGCGGCGCCGTCGTGCCCGCGTCCTCCTCGCCCAGCGTCGTGCCGCTGCCGATGTCCGACCCGCAGGGTGTCGACCCCGAGGAGGCGTTCATCGCCAGCCTGTCGAGCTGCCACATGCTCTGGTTTCTTTCGATCGCCGCGAAGCGCGGCTACACCGTCGACGCCTACGCCGATGACGTGCTGGGCGTCATGGCGAAGAACGCCGCCGGCCGGCAGGCGATGACGTCCGTCACGCTGCGCCCGCGGGTGACCTTCAGCGGCGCGAAGCTCCCCGATCGCGCCGCGCTCGACGCACTGCACCACGAGGCACACGAGGAGTGCTTCATTGCCAACTCCGTCCGCAGCGAGGTCGTGATCGCGCCGCGAGTGACTTGA
- a CDS encoding dipeptidase, producing the protein MNMTGATVISLHERLFTIDTHIDTPTASLMKPGWDFAAAHDFAAGGAQCDLPRMKQGGIDALVFAVYSAQMARTPAGFAAAHDRALQVFARTHEVIRQNPGACGLALTGVDAVRLKLEGRRALYLSIENSYPLGRDVGNVAKFHRLGMRMLGLTHMLNNDVADSSTDPRGPEWGGLSPFGRAVVAECNRLRVVVDASHASDAALRDLLEISKFPVILSHSGCRAVCDHPRNVGDDLLRALAAKGGVIQINALPVAVVNMKEDGRTAATAAMLLQMQDKVLTPEVRAWASVEWGRIEQTYPNPAVTLEDYVRHIEHAVNVAGIEHVGIGCDFDGGGGFPGLNSVADYPAITAALLARGWSETALAKLWGGNTFRLLN; encoded by the coding sequence ATGAATATGACCGGGGCCACTGTCATCTCACTCCACGAACGCCTGTTCACCATCGACACCCACATCGACACGCCCACCGCGAGCCTGATGAAGCCGGGCTGGGACTTCGCCGCCGCGCACGATTTCGCGGCCGGCGGCGCGCAGTGCGACCTGCCCCGGATGAAGCAAGGCGGCATCGACGCCCTGGTGTTCGCCGTCTACTCGGCCCAGATGGCGCGGACGCCCGCGGGTTTCGCCGCGGCGCACGACCGGGCCCTGCAGGTCTTCGCGCGCACCCACGAAGTCATCCGCCAGAATCCGGGCGCCTGCGGGCTCGCGCTGACCGGCGTCGATGCCGTGCGGCTGAAGCTCGAGGGCCGGCGCGCGCTCTACCTCAGCATCGAAAACAGTTACCCGCTCGGGCGCGACGTCGGGAACGTCGCCAAATTCCACCGGCTCGGTATGCGCATGCTCGGGCTGACGCACATGCTCAACAACGACGTCGCCGACTCGTCCACCGACCCGCGCGGCCCGGAGTGGGGCGGGCTGAGTCCGTTCGGCCGCGCGGTCGTGGCCGAGTGCAACCGGCTGCGGGTGGTCGTCGACGCCTCGCACGCTTCGGACGCCGCGCTGCGGGACCTGCTGGAGATTTCCAAGTTTCCCGTGATCCTCTCGCACTCCGGCTGCCGCGCGGTGTGCGACCACCCCCGCAACGTCGGTGACGACCTGCTGCGCGCCCTCGCGGCCAAGGGCGGCGTCATCCAGATCAACGCCCTGCCGGTCGCCGTCGTGAATATGAAGGAGGATGGCCGGACCGCCGCCACGGCCGCCATGCTGCTGCAGATGCAGGACAAGGTGCTGACGCCCGAGGTGCGCGCGTGGGCCAGCGTCGAGTGGGGCCGGATCGAGCAAACCTACCCGAATCCGGCCGTCACGCTGGAAGACTATGTGCGGCACATCGAGCACGCGGTGAACGTCGCCGGGATCGAGCACGTCGGCATCGGATGTGACTTTGACGGCGGCGGGGGATTCCCGGGGCTCAACAGCGTGGCCGACTACCCGGCGATCACCGCGGCGCTGCTCGCGCGCGGCTGGTCGGAGACCGCTCTGGCAAAACTCTGGGGCGGCAACACCTTCCGGTTGCTCAACTGA
- a CDS encoding ROK family protein, producing MTVPGIYLGTDSGATTSKTGGIRADGSIISHQLRQSSTNSAAGRAAVIQGWIEGASGFLAENKFAWRDVRGVGLAIPGPYEGYGVLGRSANLPADFAGWDFAGDYARAIAAAAGRAVPLIVGNDGNYGGVGEAHRVRAGRRAGVLMFAPGSGLGCAYVDPNGLPLDGDTLCGMEAGHMPAPLHLLGGIRPFTCGCGRDWGCIEAYTTISGLPQLLAEMLKKHPQHPLATSPLAPKEKALTLRGLAQQGDGLALDIFDFQARALGLHLANLAMAVDAEFVVIGGGLIDPGSTTPEFRARYLAGIRAAAEPYLWPAQRAKIQVVPATLGELSQAIGAALVARANFGPKV from the coding sequence ATGACTGTTCCCGGCATCTACCTCGGCACCGACAGCGGTGCGACCACCTCCAAGACCGGCGGCATCCGCGCCGACGGCTCCATCATCTCCCACCAGCTCCGGCAGAGCTCGACCAACTCCGCGGCGGGCCGCGCCGCGGTCATCCAGGGCTGGATCGAGGGCGCCAGCGGTTTCCTCGCCGAAAACAAGTTTGCCTGGCGCGACGTGCGCGGCGTCGGCCTGGCGATCCCCGGGCCCTACGAGGGCTACGGCGTGCTCGGCCGCTCGGCGAACCTGCCCGCGGATTTCGCGGGCTGGGATTTTGCCGGCGACTACGCCCGGGCGATCGCGGCGGCCGCGGGCCGCGCGGTGCCGCTCATCGTCGGCAACGACGGCAACTACGGCGGGGTGGGCGAGGCGCACCGCGTGCGCGCGGGCCGCCGGGCCGGCGTGCTGATGTTCGCTCCCGGCTCCGGCCTGGGTTGCGCCTACGTCGACCCGAACGGCCTGCCGCTCGACGGCGACACGCTCTGCGGCATGGAGGCCGGCCACATGCCCGCGCCACTCCACCTGCTCGGCGGCATCCGGCCGTTCACCTGCGGCTGCGGCCGCGACTGGGGCTGCATCGAGGCCTACACCACCATCTCCGGCCTGCCGCAGCTGCTCGCGGAAATGCTCAAAAAGCACCCGCAACACCCGCTCGCCACCTCGCCACTCGCGCCGAAGGAAAAGGCGCTTACGCTGCGCGGCCTCGCGCAGCAGGGCGACGGCCTCGCGCTCGACATCTTTGATTTTCAGGCGCGGGCCCTTGGCCTGCACCTGGCCAACCTGGCCATGGCGGTGGACGCGGAGTTTGTCGTGATCGGCGGCGGGCTGATCGATCCCGGGTCCACCACGCCCGAATTTCGCGCACGCTACCTGGCGGGCATCCGGGCGGCGGCCGAGCCCTACCTCTGGCCCGCGCAGCGCGCGAAGATCCAGGTCGTGCCCGCCACGCTCGGCGAACTCTCCCAGGCCATCGGCGCCGCGCTCGTGGCCCGGGCCAACTTCGGACCGAAGGTTTGA
- a CDS encoding TonB family protein, whose amino-acid sequence MKIKSLVIASALAGGLFCSASALTTVAPGKIANFEAPAPESVVSPTRLPASSNGSIVTLSMTIDESGRPHNIKVVSRGDQDLAPRLVSAVSQWKFKPALRNGVPVSIKVVLPLQLIEG is encoded by the coding sequence ATGAAAATCAAATCACTCGTCATCGCGTCCGCCCTCGCCGGCGGTCTGTTCTGCTCCGCCTCCGCCCTCACCACCGTGGCCCCCGGCAAGATCGCCAACTTCGAGGCGCCGGCCCCGGAGAGCGTCGTGTCCCCGACCAGACTGCCGGCCAGCAGCAATGGCTCAATCGTCACCCTTTCGATGACCATCGATGAGTCCGGCCGGCCCCATAACATCAAGGTCGTGTCGCGCGGTGACCAGGATCTCGCCCCGAGACTTGTGTCCGCCGTCTCGCAGTGGAAATTCAAGCCGGCGCTCCGGAACGGCGTCCCGGTGAGCATCAAGGTCGTGCTTCCGCTCCAGCTGATCGAGGGCTGA
- a CDS encoding TPM domain-containing protein, translating to MKLCFRLLAFGALLASLSLSAAERIPPAPLRYFNDYAGVVSPPVADRLNARLEQFERDSSNQLLVAIYPKMESDSSVEDYTVRVAQAWRAGQTGKNNGAVLFSFMQEHQLYLQVGYGLEAVLPDATAKRIIEREIVPRFRAGDIDGGMNAAVESMIAATNGEYRGTGRTQAGSRSDGFSGNWLFVVFFIGMLVIKMIQWRRNPAALFLNPGRRTSTWINWGGGSGGGWSGGSGGGGFSGGGGSFGGGGAGGKW from the coding sequence GTGAAGCTTTGCTTCCGCCTCCTGGCGTTCGGTGCGCTGCTGGCCAGCCTGAGCCTGTCCGCCGCCGAGCGCATCCCGCCGGCCCCGCTGCGGTATTTCAACGACTACGCCGGCGTGGTGTCGCCTCCCGTGGCCGACCGCCTGAACGCCCGCCTCGAGCAATTCGAGCGCGACAGCTCCAACCAGCTGCTCGTCGCAATCTACCCAAAGATGGAGTCGGACTCCTCCGTCGAAGACTACACGGTGCGGGTGGCGCAAGCGTGGCGGGCCGGACAGACGGGGAAAAACAACGGCGCCGTGCTCTTCTCGTTCATGCAGGAGCACCAGCTTTACCTGCAGGTCGGCTACGGCCTCGAGGCCGTGCTGCCGGACGCCACGGCCAAGCGCATCATCGAGCGGGAGATCGTACCCCGCTTTCGCGCCGGGGACATCGACGGCGGCATGAACGCCGCGGTGGAGTCCATGATCGCTGCCACCAACGGCGAATACCGCGGCACCGGGCGCACGCAGGCCGGTTCGCGGTCGGACGGCTTCAGTGGCAACTGGCTGTTCGTGGTGTTTTTCATCGGCATGCTGGTGATCAAGATGATCCAATGGCGGCGCAACCCGGCGGCGCTCTTCCTCAATCCCGGGCGCCGCACGTCCACCTGGATCAACTGGGGCGGCGGGTCCGGCGGAGGCTGGTCCGGCGGAAGTGGCGGCGGCGGCTTCTCGGGCGGCGGCGGTAGCTTCGGGGGCGGCGGGGCGGGAGGGAAATGGTAG
- a CDS encoding M48 family metalloprotease, translated as MHTSPTSHEPAARPLSGAARLVLIATTAATIALFYLFICLSLLALLVWLGLFLLVVAGLARFGAAGLIIKFFERDVRLFGLVVRSLWLSEGATYRLPLQRADAPRLFAMVEGLAGRLAIPPPDELCLEMNCGAWVQLHGLKTGLGTTRIGVGYDLLAGLSEQEVEAVMAHELTHAKLISRALRNWLFAGLGRAATVSNQLSAVVDAHRRAGEGSGPGDLMLLGADALTRLCARQMGAYSRQNEFEADRGAAELCGSAAMRASLQRLEVLHPKLARLPWNERVAKIESPDGLSRWLQQELAAAGPAAEDGPAEVFDRYSTHPSLRDRLAALPADNSKLSESQSGLSLLAEPDNIVLKLVAAIQQTALKEEAKDLRELRKWLRKIRDTRSYRAAQLPGMLVIGGSIVCGAIALAMGMWVAAAACFLGLVPLGIWFWILGRYRDKRPLPVPDYEAFMKGRQDYPLPDLENREKKIEEELRQLIAGEPKKRRQAARLVDEGVAALGRVDYLRAHVASRLAQKLDPKSVECALVTLVAAGAFDQRDVVGGLMAAALKQTGLRSPSSAWAGAWALLLCGDWRAAEAFLHEAMKPRPDDPQLLALLAFCQSRRGKWQSALANIRRCCQPRPPTAQHHKLFVSLLLDHGALREAGRLLEQFGPAAAYDPDVVHLRIHFHLLRREFAHAEQQLAMLAESDLPGHRLLAIGYLYENARTDTKAVEFFQRALAQGHYPDALLALARHAAEARDKARAREYIHAALDTMKKAADKAASAYDVFHPALNQLLRLEEPVDSCRAWLARFLPGKDAGLLTKHALLVFAPTEQAVHAYVQTLLQAMKPGEPPLSGAYVQVQPAPRDLQPVRPVRPGIQYVYQ; from the coding sequence TTGCATACCTCCCCGACCTCCCATGAGCCGGCTGCCCGGCCCCTGAGTGGTGCGGCCCGGTTGGTGCTGATTGCCACCACCGCCGCGACCATCGCCCTGTTCTATCTGTTCATCTGCCTGTCACTCCTGGCCCTGCTGGTCTGGCTCGGGTTGTTCCTGCTGGTGGTCGCCGGCCTCGCCCGCTTCGGCGCGGCCGGGCTCATCATTAAATTTTTCGAGCGAGATGTCCGGCTGTTCGGTCTGGTGGTCCGCTCGCTCTGGCTGAGTGAGGGCGCCACCTACCGCCTGCCGCTGCAGCGGGCGGACGCCCCACGGTTGTTTGCGATGGTGGAGGGACTTGCCGGCCGTCTCGCGATTCCGCCGCCTGACGAACTCTGCCTGGAGATGAACTGCGGCGCCTGGGTGCAGCTGCACGGCCTGAAGACCGGCCTCGGCACCACTCGCATTGGCGTGGGCTACGACCTCCTCGCCGGCTTGAGCGAGCAGGAGGTCGAGGCAGTGATGGCCCACGAGCTCACCCATGCCAAGTTGATCAGCCGGGCCCTGCGCAACTGGCTGTTTGCAGGCCTCGGGCGCGCAGCCACCGTGTCCAACCAGCTCTCGGCCGTGGTCGATGCCCACCGTCGTGCCGGGGAAGGCTCCGGCCCTGGCGACTTGATGCTCCTGGGCGCAGACGCCCTGACCCGGCTGTGCGCCCGCCAGATGGGCGCCTACTCGCGGCAAAACGAGTTCGAGGCGGACCGCGGCGCCGCGGAGCTGTGCGGCAGCGCGGCGATGCGCGCCTCGCTGCAACGGCTTGAGGTGCTGCATCCCAAGCTGGCCCGCCTGCCCTGGAATGAGCGCGTGGCGAAGATTGAGTCGCCCGACGGCCTCAGCCGCTGGCTGCAGCAGGAACTCGCGGCCGCCGGCCCGGCGGCCGAGGACGGCCCCGCCGAGGTGTTTGACCGCTATTCCACGCATCCCTCGTTGCGCGACCGGCTGGCGGCGCTCCCCGCGGACAATTCAAAGCTGAGCGAGAGTCAGTCCGGCCTGTCGCTTCTCGCCGAGCCGGACAACATCGTGTTGAAGCTCGTCGCGGCCATCCAGCAGACCGCCCTGAAGGAGGAGGCCAAGGATCTTCGCGAACTGCGGAAATGGCTGCGCAAGATCCGGGACACCCGCAGCTATCGTGCGGCCCAGTTGCCCGGCATGCTGGTCATCGGGGGGAGCATCGTCTGCGGAGCCATCGCGCTGGCCATGGGCATGTGGGTGGCCGCGGCGGCATGCTTTCTCGGACTCGTCCCTTTGGGCATCTGGTTTTGGATCCTTGGGCGCTACCGCGACAAACGGCCGCTGCCCGTGCCCGACTACGAGGCCTTCATGAAAGGCCGGCAGGATTACCCGCTGCCAGACCTCGAAAACCGCGAGAAAAAAATCGAGGAGGAACTGCGCCAGCTCATCGCCGGCGAACCCAAGAAACGGCGCCAAGCGGCGCGTCTGGTAGACGAAGGCGTGGCGGCGCTCGGTCGCGTCGACTACCTGCGGGCCCATGTGGCGTCGCGCCTCGCGCAGAAACTGGACCCCAAGTCCGTCGAGTGCGCGCTGGTGACGCTGGTCGCCGCGGGGGCGTTTGACCAGCGGGACGTCGTCGGGGGCCTGATGGCGGCCGCACTCAAGCAAACCGGCCTGCGCTCCCCTTCCTCCGCCTGGGCCGGCGCGTGGGCGCTGCTGCTCTGCGGCGACTGGCGGGCGGCCGAGGCGTTCCTGCACGAGGCGATGAAACCCCGGCCGGACGATCCCCAGCTCCTCGCGCTGCTCGCATTCTGCCAGTCGCGCCGCGGCAAGTGGCAGAGCGCACTCGCGAACATCCGGCGCTGTTGCCAGCCCCGACCGCCGACCGCCCAGCACCATAAGCTGTTCGTCAGCCTGCTGCTGGATCATGGCGCGCTCCGCGAGGCCGGCCGGCTCTTGGAGCAATTCGGCCCCGCGGCCGCCTACGATCCCGATGTCGTCCACCTCCGCATCCATTTCCACTTGTTGCGCCGCGAATTCGCGCACGCCGAGCAACAGCTGGCGATGCTGGCCGAAAGCGACCTGCCGGGCCACCGGCTCCTGGCCATCGGTTATCTCTACGAGAACGCCCGCACCGACACCAAGGCGGTGGAGTTTTTCCAACGCGCCTTGGCCCAGGGCCACTACCCCGATGCACTCCTCGCGCTGGCCCGCCACGCCGCCGAGGCCCGGGACAAGGCCCGGGCGCGGGAATACATCCATGCCGCGCTCGACACCATGAAGAAGGCGGCGGACAAGGCGGCTTCCGCCTACGACGTATTTCATCCGGCTCTCAACCAGCTGCTCCGCCTCGAGGAGCCGGTTGACTCGTGCCGCGCCTGGCTCGCCCGCTTCCTGCCCGGTAAGGACGCCGGACTGCTGACCAAGCATGCCCTCCTCGTTTTCGCCCCGACCGAACAAGCGGTCCACGCCTACGTGCAGACCCTGTTGCAGGCGATGAAGCCGGGCGAACCGCCGCTGAGCGGCGCCTACGTGCAGGTTCAGCCCGCGCCCCGCGACCTGCAGCCGGTCCGCCCTGTGCGCCCCGGCATCCAGTATGTTTACCAGTAG
- a CDS encoding DMT family transporter, which produces MNPKSSSFPPGAAVALLAFAANSVFCRLALGRAEIDAATFTLLRLLAGAVTLALLCGAQGRAPFRRDVPSAAALFAYAAAFSFAYRELTAGTGALLLFGTVQVTMIGTGLFRGERPGAWEWSGLLVALGGLAWLVSPGLAAPPPLGAGLMALAGVAWGVYSLRGRKLGDPLATTAGNFVWAVPLGLLLFVAAPGRAQVSAAGVTWAVLSGALASGAGYAVWYAALPRLTATRAATLQLTVPVLAALGGVLFLAETLSARLVLASVLVLGGVALAIAGRRRV; this is translated from the coding sequence ATCAATCCCAAGTCATCCAGCTTCCCCCCGGGGGCGGCGGTTGCGCTGCTGGCCTTCGCCGCCAACTCCGTCTTCTGCCGGCTGGCGCTCGGGCGCGCGGAGATCGACGCCGCCACTTTCACCCTGCTGCGCCTGCTCGCGGGCGCGGTCACGCTGGCGCTCCTCTGCGGGGCGCAGGGCCGGGCCCCGTTCCGGCGGGACGTGCCTTCGGCCGCGGCGCTGTTCGCCTACGCCGCCGCCTTCTCGTTCGCCTACCGCGAACTCACGGCCGGCACCGGTGCGCTGCTGCTGTTCGGCACCGTGCAGGTCACGATGATCGGCACCGGGCTCTTCCGCGGTGAACGGCCGGGCGCGTGGGAATGGTCCGGCCTGCTGGTGGCGCTGGGTGGTCTCGCCTGGCTGGTGTCACCGGGACTGGCGGCCCCGCCGCCGCTCGGCGCGGGCCTGATGGCGCTGGCCGGCGTCGCGTGGGGCGTGTATTCCCTCCGCGGCCGCAAGCTCGGCGATCCGCTGGCGACGACCGCGGGAAATTTTGTCTGGGCCGTGCCGCTGGGGCTGCTGCTGTTCGTGGCGGCGCCGGGTCGGGCGCAGGTCTCGGCGGCCGGTGTCACCTGGGCGGTGCTGTCGGGGGCGCTGGCCTCGGGGGCGGGCTACGCGGTGTGGTATGCGGCGTTGCCGCGGCTGACGGCCACGCGCGCCGCCACGCTGCAACTCACGGTGCCGGTGCTGGCGGCGCTCGGCGGCGTGTTGTTCCTGGCGGAGACCCTTTCCGCCCGCCTGGTGCTGGCCTCGGTGCTCGTGCTCGGGGGCGTGGCCCTGGCGATCGCCGGCCGTCGCCGGGTGTAG
- a CDS encoding methyltransferase — protein sequence MPTLLAPLPPPSATRMELPTVSFFGRTFEEYTRFFALDPAALRRLSVLDVAAGPSSFTAEAVRHGIDAVAVDPLYGHGPAQLAARVREDYRRMFAQMRAKRHLFRLKSFKTFAAAEADRRLAAARFLADFDGNERHGRYVRASLPALPFLDQSFSLVLCAHLLFIYADRFDYAWHLAACLELVRVSAGEVRIHPVCSAAGRTYAELPRLRADLAAHGVRSDIMPVAYEFFAGADSMLVLRRDRALRRAAAA from the coding sequence ATGCCCACGCTCCTCGCTCCGCTCCCGCCGCCCTCCGCCACCCGGATGGAACTGCCGACCGTGTCGTTCTTCGGACGCACGTTCGAGGAATACACGCGCTTCTTCGCCCTCGACCCGGCGGCCCTCCGCCGGCTCTCGGTGCTCGACGTCGCCGCCGGGCCGTCGTCGTTCACCGCCGAGGCCGTCCGCCACGGGATCGACGCCGTGGCGGTGGATCCGCTCTACGGCCACGGCCCCGCGCAACTCGCCGCGCGCGTGCGGGAGGACTACCGCCGGATGTTTGCGCAGATGCGCGCCAAGCGGCACCTGTTCCGGCTGAAGTCGTTCAAGACTTTCGCCGCGGCCGAGGCCGACCGCCGGCTGGCCGCGGCGCGCTTCCTCGCGGACTTCGACGGCAACGAGCGACACGGGCGCTACGTGCGGGCGTCGCTCCCCGCGCTGCCGTTCCTCGACCAGAGCTTCTCGCTCGTGCTCTGCGCGCACCTGCTCTTCATCTACGCCGACCGGTTCGACTACGCCTGGCACCTCGCGGCCTGCCTCGAGCTGGTGCGGGTGTCGGCAGGGGAGGTGCGGATCCACCCGGTATGCAGCGCCGCCGGCCGGACCTACGCCGAGCTCCCGCGTCTGCGCGCCGACCTCGCCGCGCACGGCGTCCGCAGCGACATCATGCCGGTGGCCTACGAGTTCTTCGCCGGCGCGGACAGCATGCTGGTGCTGCGCCGCGACCGCGCGCTCCGCCGCGCGGCGGCGGCGTGA
- a CDS encoding aldo/keto reductase codes for MQTRTLGRTGINVSVVGVGTWQFGGEWGRAYTAADAREILAAAQDCGINLIDTAECYGDHLSERLIGETLPGKRADWIIATKWGHKFHECFKREQCVGPADLLGQLDASLKALRTDYVDLLQFHSGSDAQFATPGMWEAAHEAKRQGKVRFLGNSISSNTADPHQVDRSTDVGVDVIQLIYNRLEREPETAVFPSCARQNLGVLAREPLASGFLSGKYKPGHKFPANDVREVLMQARQERLLGQVAQIAATEVPAGVPMAQWALAWVLKNPAVTAVIPGCKDAAQVRANAAAVALL; via the coding sequence ATGCAGACCCGCACCCTCGGCCGCACCGGCATCAACGTCTCGGTCGTCGGCGTCGGCACGTGGCAGTTCGGCGGCGAATGGGGCCGGGCCTACACCGCGGCCGACGCCCGCGAGATCCTCGCCGCCGCGCAGGATTGCGGCATCAACCTCATCGACACCGCCGAGTGCTACGGCGACCACCTGTCCGAGCGCCTCATCGGCGAAACGCTGCCGGGGAAACGCGCGGACTGGATCATCGCCACCAAATGGGGCCACAAGTTCCACGAATGTTTCAAGCGCGAGCAGTGCGTCGGCCCGGCGGACTTGCTCGGGCAGCTCGACGCCTCGCTCAAGGCGCTGCGCACCGACTACGTGGACCTGCTGCAGTTCCACTCCGGCAGCGACGCGCAGTTCGCCACGCCGGGCATGTGGGAGGCGGCCCACGAGGCCAAGCGCCAGGGCAAGGTGCGCTTCCTTGGCAATTCCATCAGCAGCAACACCGCCGACCCGCACCAGGTGGACCGCTCGACCGATGTCGGCGTGGACGTGATCCAGCTCATCTACAACCGCCTCGAGCGTGAACCCGAGACGGCCGTGTTTCCCTCGTGCGCACGGCAGAACCTCGGCGTGCTGGCCCGCGAGCCGCTCGCCAGCGGTTTTCTCTCCGGCAAATACAAGCCCGGCCACAAGTTTCCCGCCAACGACGTCCGGGAGGTCCTGATGCAAGCCCGTCAGGAACGCCTGCTGGGCCAGGTCGCGCAGATCGCCGCCACCGAGGTCCCGGCCGGCGTGCCGATGGCGCAGTGGGCGCTGGCCTGGGTGCTGAAGAACCCCGCCGTCACCGCCGTCATCCCCGGCTGCAAGGATGCCGCGCAGGTCCGCGCCAACGCCGCCGCCGTCGCGCTGCTCTGA
- a CDS encoding TPM domain-containing protein, with protein sequence MKPKHFIARLDRQQIEQAIQRAERLTSGEIRVVIHRQPAHDAVAVARAEFVRLGMPKTRHRNAVLLFVAPTSQSFAIIGDEGVHAKCGDAFWSEVAAAMQKNFRDGHHTAAIIEGINRAGVLLAEHFPPEPGAANELPNQVIER encoded by the coding sequence ATGAAGCCCAAACATTTTATCGCGCGGCTTGACCGCCAGCAGATCGAACAAGCCATCCAGCGGGCGGAGCGACTGACCTCTGGCGAAATCCGCGTCGTCATTCATCGGCAGCCGGCGCATGATGCCGTGGCGGTCGCACGTGCGGAGTTCGTGCGGCTGGGGATGCCCAAGACCCGGCACCGCAACGCCGTGCTGCTGTTTGTGGCGCCCACCTCGCAGTCCTTCGCCATCATCGGCGACGAGGGAGTGCACGCGAAATGCGGCGACGCCTTCTGGTCCGAAGTGGCGGCCGCCATGCAAAAGAATTTCCGGGACGGCCATCACACCGCGGCGATCATCGAGGGCATCAATCGCGCCGGCGTGCTGCTGGCCGAGCATTTCCCACCGGAGCCGGGCGCCGCCAACGAGCTGCCCAATCAGGTCATTGAACGGTGA